The following coding sequences lie in one Paroedura picta isolate Pp20150507F chromosome 10, Ppicta_v3.0, whole genome shotgun sequence genomic window:
- the INTU gene encoding protein inturned isoform X2 — MFRTGKHRIPRPVTRNLEDLDSLESILLHSDFEPEWLDSVQKNGELFYLELSEDEEAALQDNSVDVPVVNHVRFCENEPEVIHEISQKHRQNAHKLEKFTKLLRNKNLLSKQSVKKKATGKRDVHASGPASILKHHSSQKVGVVIQQQYKDVYVYINPKRQSNAETGEQLKLLESLIGIAHQSPWRKAEKHRHGIEYRSAEEEKLVVHGLIPGSSAIRSGEILIGDVLVAVNDVEVNSENIERVLSCIPGPMQVKLTFEPSVFEQEGTSQQRHKPPQSSMNNLLKLLWKDHDKDPQLSLQSIPHIIMYLSLKLDSDTSKDEQEILYQYPISEASQKMKSVRGIFLTLCDILENVTGAHIISSSMFLCGKLIHVAYWKESDKLLVIGLPAESVPLSQLRNMTADVVRTLIFMYGSLDSAFCQMENLSRMDHFFCLFFQQALQPARLHSSVSPGSHHYDACSALFLYNFPGVRWLSLPQEIKVEIDTALSDLEAGDFAELSEDYYDMRRLYTILGSCLFYKGYLISNHLPKEDLTDIALYSRHYCLLSLAAEQRIGQLVIWREVFPQHHLQSCKSPCDGYREPEARYFLLIVGLKHFMLSVLLEAGGCSSKATGNPGPDSIYVDQVKATVLQLEGIDLSIDERLESPSAPLVSCVDWFLPSSRDKLESLAPLPLLSKWQNTSHSVISPASKKMLFGDSTLKTHKTSPLRGSGGSKNDGDNPEGGKGSVNPYASQSKGPDGCDESSSLFKITKKKNILPNPFNLGSLKKNLSVKETELYNVLKLTSGPENTLFHYIALETMHGIFITPTHTEVAQLGGTLHPQLIKNFHRCCLSIRSLFQQTIMRETKKTAGTRKSSESKKANSGLHQVREHGVLFECSPDKWTDQKKPPPPIMYWVVGRLFLDPKPREFYVCFHESVTEVTVELAFKLSFGLAL; from the exons TGACTTTGAGCCTGAATGGCTGGACAGTGTACAGAAAAACGGAGAATTGTTCTATCTAGAACTAAGTGAAGATGAAGAAGCTGCCCTTCAAGACAATTCTGTGGATGTGCCTGTGGTGAACCATGTCAGGTTTTGTGAAAATGAACCTGAAGTTATTCATGAGATATCTCAGAAACATAGACAAAATGCACACAAATTGGAAAAATTCACAAAACTATTAAGAAATAAAAATCTTTTATCAAAACAGTCTGTAAAGAAGAAAGCAACTGGGAAACGTGATGTACATGCCTCTGGTCCAGCATCCATATTGAAACACCATTCCAGTCAGAAAGTAGGAGTTGTAATCCAACAACAGTACAAAGATGTCTATGTTTACATAAATCCAAAGAGGCAATCAAATGCTGAGACGGGAGAGCAGCTCAAGCTTCTGGAGTCATTAATAGGGATTGCCCATCAGTCTCCATGGCGAAAAGCTGAAAAACACAGACACGGTATTGAGTATAGAAGTGCTGAAGAAGAGAAACTTGTTGTGCATGGCTTGATTCCTGGCAGTTCAGCAATAAGGTCTGGTGAAATCTTGATTG GAGATGTTCTtgttgcagtaaatgatgttgaAGTCAACTCTGAAAATATAGAAAGGGTATTATCTTGCATCCCAGGTCCTATGCAG GTGAAACTTACATTTGAACCATCAGTATTTGAGCAGGAAGGAACATCACAGCAGAGGCATAAGCCCCCACAATCCTCTATGAATAACCTGCTCAAATTGCTATGGAAAGACCACGATAAGGACCCACAATTATCTCTCCAGAGTATACCTCATATTATTATGTACCTCTCACTCAAATTGGACTCAGATACCTCTAAGGATGAG CAAGAAATCCTTTACCAATATCCCATATCAGAAGCTTCTCAAAAAATGAAAAGTGTAAGAGGAATATTTCTAACATTGTGTGACATACTGGAAAATGTGACAGGAGCTCATATAATCAG TTCATCTATGTTTCTGTGTGGGAAATTAATTCATGTGGCTTACTGGAAGGAATCTGACAAGCTCCTTGTAATTGGCCTTCCAGCTGAAAG TGTACCTCTTTCTCAGCTAAGGAACATGACTGCAGATGTGGTACGAACATTAATATTCATGTATGGTTCTCTGGACAG tGCTTTTTGTCAGATGGAAAACCTTTCCCGGATGGATCACTTTTTCTGCCTGTTCTTCCAGCAAGCCCTTCAACCTGCCAGGCTCCACTCAAGTGTCAGCCCTGGTTCCCATCACTATGATGCATGCAGTGCATTATTTTTATACAACTTCCCTGGAGTACGGTGGCTGTCACTGCCACAAGAAATCAAG GTGGAAATTGATACAGCTCTGAGCGACTTGGAGGCAGGAGACTTTGCAGAACTG TCTGAAGATTACTATGACATGAGACGACTGTATACCATTTTGGGCTCATGCCTCTTCTATAAG GGCTATTTGATCAGTAACCACTTGCCGAAGGAGGACCTTACTGATATTGCTCTGTACAGCCGGCATTATTGCCTCTTATCCTTGGCAGCAGAGCAGCGGATTGGTCAGTTAGTAATATGGCGAGAAGTGTTTCCTCAGCACCATCTTCAGTCATGTAAAAGTCCATGTGATGGATACAGAGAACCTGAAGCAAGATACTTTTTACTCATTGTTGGCTTG AAGCACTTTATGCTGAGCGTCTTGCTggaggcaggaggctgttcctctAAAGCCACTGGAAAtcctgggccagactccatctatGTGGATCAAGTTAAAGCAACAGTCCTTCAACTTGAGGGAATCGATCTCAGCATAGATGAGAGATTAGAATCACCCTCTGCTCCACTGGTGTCCTGTGTGGACTGGTTCCTCCCCTCATCGCGTGACAAGCTGGAAAGCCTGGCCCCACTGCCTCTCCTCAgcaaatggcaaaacacctcacATTCTGTGATTTCACCAGCAAGCAAAAAAATGCTTTTTGGTGATTCTaccttaaaaacacataaaacgaGTCCCTTACGGGGTAGTGGAGGATCCAAGAATGATGGGGACAATCctgaaggaggaaaggggagtgTTAATCCATATGCTTCACAATCAAAAGGTCCTGATGGATGTGATGAAAGCAGTAGTCTATTTAAG atcactaaaaagaaaaatattcttcCCAATCCATTTAATCTAGGAAGCCTGAAAAAGAACCTTTCAGTTAAGGAGACTGAATTGTACAATGTTTTAAA GTTGACATCTGGTCCTGAGAACACCCTGTTCCACTATATTGCTCTAGAAACAATGCATGGAATTTTTATCACTCCAACACACACTGAAGTAGCACAGCTCGGGGGAACTCTCCATCCCCAGCTAATAAAGAACTTCCATCGCTGTTGTCTTTCCATCCGTTCCCTTTTTCAGCAAACCATAATGAGAGAA ACGAAAAAGACTGCAGGTACTAGGAAAAGTTCAGAATCCAAAAAAGCAAATTCTGGACTACATCAAGTAAGAGAGCATGGAGTGTTGTTTGAATGTTCACCTGACAAGTGGACTGACCAAAAGAAACCACCGCCTCCTATAATGTACTGGGTTGTAGG gagaCTCTTTCTAGATCCAAAGCCTCGggagttttatgtctgttttcATGAATCTGTCACAGAGGTTACTGTTGAATTGGCCTTCAAGCTATCCTTTGGCTTAGCTCTATAA
- the INTU gene encoding protein inturned isoform X1, with amino-acid sequence MEKALLPLAEDCDDACGDSPSTGDGGDSCSASVSWSSDDFEPEWLDSVQKNGELFYLELSEDEEAALQDNSVDVPVVNHVRFCENEPEVIHEISQKHRQNAHKLEKFTKLLRNKNLLSKQSVKKKATGKRDVHASGPASILKHHSSQKVGVVIQQQYKDVYVYINPKRQSNAETGEQLKLLESLIGIAHQSPWRKAEKHRHGIEYRSAEEEKLVVHGLIPGSSAIRSGEILIGDVLVAVNDVEVNSENIERVLSCIPGPMQVKLTFEPSVFEQEGTSQQRHKPPQSSMNNLLKLLWKDHDKDPQLSLQSIPHIIMYLSLKLDSDTSKDEQEILYQYPISEASQKMKSVRGIFLTLCDILENVTGAHIISSSMFLCGKLIHVAYWKESDKLLVIGLPAESVPLSQLRNMTADVVRTLIFMYGSLDSAFCQMENLSRMDHFFCLFFQQALQPARLHSSVSPGSHHYDACSALFLYNFPGVRWLSLPQEIKVEIDTALSDLEAGDFAELSEDYYDMRRLYTILGSCLFYKGYLISNHLPKEDLTDIALYSRHYCLLSLAAEQRIGQLVIWREVFPQHHLQSCKSPCDGYREPEARYFLLIVGLKHFMLSVLLEAGGCSSKATGNPGPDSIYVDQVKATVLQLEGIDLSIDERLESPSAPLVSCVDWFLPSSRDKLESLAPLPLLSKWQNTSHSVISPASKKMLFGDSTLKTHKTSPLRGSGGSKNDGDNPEGGKGSVNPYASQSKGPDGCDESSSLFKITKKKNILPNPFNLGSLKKNLSVKETELYNVLKLTSGPENTLFHYIALETMHGIFITPTHTEVAQLGGTLHPQLIKNFHRCCLSIRSLFQQTIMRETKKTAGTRKSSESKKANSGLHQVREHGVLFECSPDKWTDQKKPPPPIMYWVVGRLFLDPKPREFYVCFHESVTEVTVELAFKLSFGLAL; translated from the exons ATGGAGAAAGCGCTCCTGCCGCTCGCCGAGGACTGTGACGACGCATGTGGGGACAGTCCCTCGACAGGGGACGGCGGCGACTCGTGCTCTGCGTCTGTGTCTTGGAGCTCCGA TGACTTTGAGCCTGAATGGCTGGACAGTGTACAGAAAAACGGAGAATTGTTCTATCTAGAACTAAGTGAAGATGAAGAAGCTGCCCTTCAAGACAATTCTGTGGATGTGCCTGTGGTGAACCATGTCAGGTTTTGTGAAAATGAACCTGAAGTTATTCATGAGATATCTCAGAAACATAGACAAAATGCACACAAATTGGAAAAATTCACAAAACTATTAAGAAATAAAAATCTTTTATCAAAACAGTCTGTAAAGAAGAAAGCAACTGGGAAACGTGATGTACATGCCTCTGGTCCAGCATCCATATTGAAACACCATTCCAGTCAGAAAGTAGGAGTTGTAATCCAACAACAGTACAAAGATGTCTATGTTTACATAAATCCAAAGAGGCAATCAAATGCTGAGACGGGAGAGCAGCTCAAGCTTCTGGAGTCATTAATAGGGATTGCCCATCAGTCTCCATGGCGAAAAGCTGAAAAACACAGACACGGTATTGAGTATAGAAGTGCTGAAGAAGAGAAACTTGTTGTGCATGGCTTGATTCCTGGCAGTTCAGCAATAAGGTCTGGTGAAATCTTGATTG GAGATGTTCTtgttgcagtaaatgatgttgaAGTCAACTCTGAAAATATAGAAAGGGTATTATCTTGCATCCCAGGTCCTATGCAG GTGAAACTTACATTTGAACCATCAGTATTTGAGCAGGAAGGAACATCACAGCAGAGGCATAAGCCCCCACAATCCTCTATGAATAACCTGCTCAAATTGCTATGGAAAGACCACGATAAGGACCCACAATTATCTCTCCAGAGTATACCTCATATTATTATGTACCTCTCACTCAAATTGGACTCAGATACCTCTAAGGATGAG CAAGAAATCCTTTACCAATATCCCATATCAGAAGCTTCTCAAAAAATGAAAAGTGTAAGAGGAATATTTCTAACATTGTGTGACATACTGGAAAATGTGACAGGAGCTCATATAATCAG TTCATCTATGTTTCTGTGTGGGAAATTAATTCATGTGGCTTACTGGAAGGAATCTGACAAGCTCCTTGTAATTGGCCTTCCAGCTGAAAG TGTACCTCTTTCTCAGCTAAGGAACATGACTGCAGATGTGGTACGAACATTAATATTCATGTATGGTTCTCTGGACAG tGCTTTTTGTCAGATGGAAAACCTTTCCCGGATGGATCACTTTTTCTGCCTGTTCTTCCAGCAAGCCCTTCAACCTGCCAGGCTCCACTCAAGTGTCAGCCCTGGTTCCCATCACTATGATGCATGCAGTGCATTATTTTTATACAACTTCCCTGGAGTACGGTGGCTGTCACTGCCACAAGAAATCAAG GTGGAAATTGATACAGCTCTGAGCGACTTGGAGGCAGGAGACTTTGCAGAACTG TCTGAAGATTACTATGACATGAGACGACTGTATACCATTTTGGGCTCATGCCTCTTCTATAAG GGCTATTTGATCAGTAACCACTTGCCGAAGGAGGACCTTACTGATATTGCTCTGTACAGCCGGCATTATTGCCTCTTATCCTTGGCAGCAGAGCAGCGGATTGGTCAGTTAGTAATATGGCGAGAAGTGTTTCCTCAGCACCATCTTCAGTCATGTAAAAGTCCATGTGATGGATACAGAGAACCTGAAGCAAGATACTTTTTACTCATTGTTGGCTTG AAGCACTTTATGCTGAGCGTCTTGCTggaggcaggaggctgttcctctAAAGCCACTGGAAAtcctgggccagactccatctatGTGGATCAAGTTAAAGCAACAGTCCTTCAACTTGAGGGAATCGATCTCAGCATAGATGAGAGATTAGAATCACCCTCTGCTCCACTGGTGTCCTGTGTGGACTGGTTCCTCCCCTCATCGCGTGACAAGCTGGAAAGCCTGGCCCCACTGCCTCTCCTCAgcaaatggcaaaacacctcacATTCTGTGATTTCACCAGCAAGCAAAAAAATGCTTTTTGGTGATTCTaccttaaaaacacataaaacgaGTCCCTTACGGGGTAGTGGAGGATCCAAGAATGATGGGGACAATCctgaaggaggaaaggggagtgTTAATCCATATGCTTCACAATCAAAAGGTCCTGATGGATGTGATGAAAGCAGTAGTCTATTTAAG atcactaaaaagaaaaatattcttcCCAATCCATTTAATCTAGGAAGCCTGAAAAAGAACCTTTCAGTTAAGGAGACTGAATTGTACAATGTTTTAAA GTTGACATCTGGTCCTGAGAACACCCTGTTCCACTATATTGCTCTAGAAACAATGCATGGAATTTTTATCACTCCAACACACACTGAAGTAGCACAGCTCGGGGGAACTCTCCATCCCCAGCTAATAAAGAACTTCCATCGCTGTTGTCTTTCCATCCGTTCCCTTTTTCAGCAAACCATAATGAGAGAA ACGAAAAAGACTGCAGGTACTAGGAAAAGTTCAGAATCCAAAAAAGCAAATTCTGGACTACATCAAGTAAGAGAGCATGGAGTGTTGTTTGAATGTTCACCTGACAAGTGGACTGACCAAAAGAAACCACCGCCTCCTATAATGTACTGGGTTGTAGG gagaCTCTTTCTAGATCCAAAGCCTCGggagttttatgtctgttttcATGAATCTGTCACAGAGGTTACTGTTGAATTGGCCTTCAAGCTATCCTTTGGCTTAGCTCTATAA